One window of the Populus trichocarpa isolate Nisqually-1 chromosome 9, P.trichocarpa_v4.1, whole genome shotgun sequence genome contains the following:
- the LOC7454875 gene encoding uncharacterized protein LOC7454875 isoform X2 translates to MDEQEFRRLLDLFPVVRPRNYHIEIDPSRQSSSRSFPEPFKSWKEAEWEEDKKEINNQAIDVQDAFWEKLKLAVEKKVGAAEAERFSKAFHEVHRKLVYEELSLDAACRFINSSKISRQ, encoded by the exons ATGGATGAGCAAGAATTTAGACGCCTTCTTGATCTCTTCCCTGTTGTCCGTCCTCGCAATTACCAT ATTGAGATTGACCCATCAAGACAATCATCTTCTCGGTCATTTCCGGAGCCG TTCAAGTCTTGGAAAGAAGCTGAATGGGAGGAAGATAAAAAGGAAATCAACAATCAAGCTATTGATGTACAAG ATGCATTCTGGGAGAAGCTTAAGTTGGCAGTTGAGAAGAAG GTGGGTGCAGCAGAGGCCGAGAGATTTTCCAAGGCTTTTCATGAAGTTCATCGGAAACTT GTATACGAAGAACTGAGTTTGGATGCTGCCTGCAGATTTATAAACTCATCAAAAATTTCCAGACAATAG
- the LOC7454875 gene encoding uncharacterized protein LOC7454875 isoform X1, giving the protein MDEQEFRRLLDLFPVVRPRNYHIEIDPSRQSSSRSFPEPIELVPSERSSHLSLPAFKSWKEAEWEEDKKEINNQAIDVQDAFWEKLKLAVEKKVGAAEAERFSKAFHEVHRKLVYEELSLDAACRFINSSKISRQ; this is encoded by the exons ATGGATGAGCAAGAATTTAGACGCCTTCTTGATCTCTTCCCTGTTGTCCGTCCTCGCAATTACCAT ATTGAGATTGACCCATCAAGACAATCATCTTCTCGGTCATTTCCGGAGCCG attgAGTTAGTCCCATCAGAAAGATCATCTCACCTGTCATTGCCAGCG TTCAAGTCTTGGAAAGAAGCTGAATGGGAGGAAGATAAAAAGGAAATCAACAATCAAGCTATTGATGTACAAG ATGCATTCTGGGAGAAGCTTAAGTTGGCAGTTGAGAAGAAG GTGGGTGCAGCAGAGGCCGAGAGATTTTCCAAGGCTTTTCATGAAGTTCATCGGAAACTT GTATACGAAGAACTGAGTTTGGATGCTGCCTGCAGATTTATAAACTCATCAAAAATTTCCAGACAATAG
- the LOC7475030 gene encoding flavonoid 3',5'-hydroxylase 1: MALNMVLLWELTMAALFFFINYLLTRCLIRKLSTRQLPPGPRGWPIIGAIPVLGAMPHAALAKMAKQYGPVMYLKMGTCNMVVASTPDAARAFLKTLDLNFSNRPPNAGATHLAYNAQDMVFADYGPRWKLLRKLSNLHMLGGKALEDWAHVRVSELGHMLRAMCEASRKGEPVVVPEMLTYAMANMIGQIILSRRVFVTKGSESNEFKDMVVELMTSAGLFNVGDYIPSVAWMDLQGIERGMKRLHRRFDVLLTKMMEEHIATAHERKGKPDFLDVLMANQENLDGEKLSFTNIKALLLNLFTAGTDTSSSIIEWSLAEMLKNPRILKQAQDEMDQVIGRNRRLEESDIPKLPYLQAICKETFRKHPSTPLNLPRIADQACEVNGYYIPKGTRLSVNIWAIGRDPDVWDNPLDFTPERFFSEKYAKINPQGNDFELIPFGAGRRICAGTRMGIVLVQYILGTLVHSFDWKLPKDVELNMDEVFGLALQKAVPLSAMVTPRLEPNAYLA; the protein is encoded by the exons ATGGCCTTAAACATGGTCCTTCTCTGGGAACTCACCATGGCggctctcttcttctttattaacTACCTTCTTACTCGCTGTTTGATAAGAAAACTGTCCACCCGTCAACTGCCTCCAGGCCCCCGAGGGTGGCCGATCATTGGTGCTATTCCCGTCCTAGGAGCCATGCCCCATGCCGCCTTAGCCAAAATGGCCAAACAATACGGCCCCGTCATGTACTTAAAAATGGGCACTTGTAACATGGTTGTGGCCTCCACCCCAGACGCAGCTCGAGCCTTCCTCAAAACCCTTGATCTAAATTTCTCAAACCGTCCCCCAAATGCAGGTGCAACTCATTTAGCCTATAATGCACAAGACATGGTCTTTGCAGATTATGGACCAAGGTGGAAATTGTTGCGCAAATTAAGCAACCTACACATGCTAGGTGGTAAGGCTCTAGAGGATTGGGCTCATGTCCGAGTATCCGAGCTAGGGCACATGCTTCGAGCCATGTGCGAGGCTAGCCGAAAAGGCGAACCTGTGGTGGTGCCAGAAATGTTGACCTATGCCATGGCAAATATGATAGGCCAAATTATACTTAGTCGTCGTGTGTTTGTTACTAAAGGTTCAGAGTCTAATGAGTTCAAGGACATGGTAGTGGAGCTCATGACAAGCGCAGGATTATTCAATGTTGGCGATTATATACCGTCGGTTGCTTGGATGGATTTGCAAGGAATTGAACGTGGGATGAAGAGATTACATCGAAGGTTTGATGTGTTACTGACAAAAATGATGGAGGAGCATATTGCAACGGCTCATGAACGCAAGGGAAAGCCGGATTTTCTGGACGTTCTCATGGCTAACCAAGAAAATTTGGATGGTGAGAAGCTTAGCTTTACCAACATCAAGGCTCTTCTTTTG AACTTATTCACAGCCGGCACTGACACTTCCTCGAGCATAATCGAATGGTCACTTGCTGAGATGTTGAAAAACCCTCGCATCCTTAAACAAGCTCAGGATGAGATGGATCAAGTCATTGGTCGAAATCGGCGACTAGAGGAATCTGACATACCAAAACTTCCCTACCTGCAAGCCATATGCAAAGAAACATTCCGAAAACACCCATCTACACCTCTAAACCTACCCAGGATAGCAGACCAAGCATGTGAAGTGAATGGATACTATATCCCCAAAGGCACTAGACTGAGTGTCAACATCTGGGCAATAGGGAGGGATCCTGATGTATGGGACAATCCACTAGACTTTACTCCTGAGAGATTTTTTAGTGAGAAATATGCGAAAATCAACCCTCAAGGAAATGATTTTGAGCTAATTCCATTTGGAGCTGGAAGAAGAATTTGTGCTGGGACTAGAATGGGGATTGTGCTAGTACAGTACATTTTAGGCACATTGGTACACTCTTTTGATTGGAAATTGCCAAAAGATGTTGAGCTCAACATGGATGAGGTCTTTGGTCTTGCATTGCAGAAGGCAGTTCCCCTTTCCGCCATGGTTACTCCACGCCTGGAACCTAACGCATATCTTGCTTAA